The Oscillatoria salina IIICB1 genome contains the following window.
TCCGTCAAAAATGAAACAGTCCCGTCTCCCACCTCAACATAATGCCATTTCCCAAAAGATAGACTAACATCGGAAACAACCCATCTCACTCTCCTCTAACTACACCCAAAATGCTCTTTAACAGTCTTACCTTTGTCATCTTCTTTCTCCTCACCTTCGTTATCTACTACCTACCTCAATCCCGCCAAATACAAGTACCCATTTTAATCATCGCCAGTTTCATTTTTTACGCCTGGGCAAACCCCAAACTACTTTTTCTCTTACTCATCTCAATTTTAATTAATGCGATCACCAGCTACCAAGTAGATCGCACAGCCAACCCCAAACCAAGGTTAATTTGGGCGATCGCTGGCGTTACTGCCAACTTACTAATTCTCGGCTTATTTAAATACGGCAAACTCTTCACCGAACTTTTTCTCAATCTCGCCAATGTCTCCGCTCTTTCTAATCAAGGCATCATCCCATTATTACTACAAATACCTCTCCCAATCGGTATTTCCTTTTACACTTTTCAAGGAATTAGTTTAGTAATTGATGTCCTCCGAGAACAAAAAGCCGGAGAACAAAAAGAAGTTTCTGTCGAAGAAACTGACTTCCTCAACTACTTATTCAAAACTTCATTTTTTATCTCTTTTTTTCCCCAGTTAATTGCCGGACCAATTGTTAAAGCCCACGACTTTTATCCCCAAATCAAAACCAAATACTTTGCTGACATCAATTGGGAAATCGTCTTTCGTTCCCTAGTAATCGGCTACTTCCTCAAAATGGTCATCGCCGACAATTTGAAAGACTACACCTACTGGATTAACTATCCTTATTTCCAAGGTTTAGCCTCCCTCACCATGCTGATTTTACTCTTTGGTTACTCAATGCAAATCTTTGCCGACTTTGCAGGTTATTCCCTAATTGCCATCGGTTTAGGTGCAGCCTTGGGTTACAATTTACCCGATAACTTTCACTTTCCTTATATCGCTCGTTCGTTATCAGAATTTTGGCGACGCTGGCACATTTCTTTATCAACTTGGTTAGGCACTTATCTCTACATTCCTCTCGGCGGCAA
Protein-coding sequences here:
- a CDS encoding MBOAT family O-acyltransferase — protein: MLFNSLTFVIFFLLTFVIYYLPQSRQIQVPILIIASFIFYAWANPKLLFLLLISILINAITSYQVDRTANPKPRLIWAIAGVTANLLILGLFKYGKLFTELFLNLANVSALSNQGIIPLLLQIPLPIGISFYTFQGISLVIDVLREQKAGEQKEVSVEETDFLNYLFKTSFFISFFPQLIAGPIVKAHDFYPQIKTKYFADINWEIVFRSLVIGYFLKMVIADNLKDYTYWINYPYFQGLASLTMLILLFGYSMQIFADFAGYSLIAIGLGAALGYNLPDNFHFPYIARSLSEFWRRWHISLSTWLGTYLYIPLGGNKKGKVRTYINLMIVMTLGGLWHGASWSYAVWGIYHGIGLAIERFLGFNKSAPPNAELKPNLRQFFLDSIRVLTVFSFVTFGWLLFQLPRFEHAVFFLVTMFKNTDVQLQLIYIIPTLIYALPVIIYHLPYFPTFNKYIGETMPTGKKARRGGIWQDLALGIMLVGILLNSGQSNAFIYFQF